A single Syngnathoides biaculeatus isolate LvHL_M chromosome 18, ASM1980259v1, whole genome shotgun sequence DNA region contains:
- the LOC133491623 gene encoding multidrug and toxin extrusion protein 1-like isoform X2 yields MARFTLQLPEDHKRETLLLLKLAGPVFISQTMSFMIGFVSLVFCGHLGKTELAGVALAIAVINVSGISIGSGLASACDTLISQTYGGGNLKLVGVILQRGVLILLLSCLPCWAVLLNTEPLLLAVGQSADAARLSQLYVNIFMPALPAAFMYQLQGRYLQNQGIMWPQVISGAACNVFNAIINYVFLGVLELGVAGSAAANAISQYSLMVFLFVYINSRGLHKATWDGWSVDSLREWGPFLRLALPSMLMTCLEWWLYEIAGFLAGLISEVELGAQSILYQLATMVFMSPVGFSVAASVRVGNNLGAGNTEQAKLCGKMSAMCTLVVSCFIGTFLALSRDVIAYIFTTDKDIVARVANVLKMYSVSHIADSYSAVMGGIVRGAGKQAVGAGCSLVGYYMVGFPIGVSLMFPVNLGIFGLWSGFLVCVAFQSLFYTVYLCKLNWRKATVEALVRAGVHFRQQDKIFVIDNTVCQQQMSTNASNPSSPERFGSDETVPPSIRQLVLRRGLVVVVLVAILVAGVFVSELLVTLQLD; encoded by the exons ATGGCGCGCTTCACGCTGCAGCTGCCCGAGGACCACAAGAGAGAAACGTTGCTCTTGTTGAAGCTGGCCGGCCCGGTG ttcATTTCTCAGACGATGAGCTTCATGATCGGCTTCGTCAGCCTGGTGTTCTGCGGCCATCTGGGAAAAACCGAGTTGGCCGGTGTGGCCTTAGCAATAGCG GTGATAAACGTCTCGGGCATTTCGATCGGCAGCGGGCTGGCGTCAGCATGTGATACGCTCATATCTcag ACCTACGGGGGCGGTAACCTGAAGCTGGTGGGCGTGATCCTGCAGAGGGGCGTCCTCATCCTGCTGCTGTCCTGCTTGCCCTGCTGGGCCGTCCTGCTCAACACGGAGCCCCTCCTGCTGGCCGTCGGCCAGAGTGCCGACGCCGCCAG GCTCTCTCAGCTCTACGTCAACATCTTCATGCCGGCTTTACCC GCTGCCTTCATGTACCAGCTGCAGGGGAGGTATCTTCAGAATCAG GGCATCATGTGGCCTCAGGTGATATCCGGAGCCGCTTGCAACGTTTTCAATGCAATCATCAACTACGTCTTCCTGGGGGTGTTGGAGCTCGGAGTGGC TGGATCAGCTGCCGCTAACGCCATCTCGCAGTACTCCTTGATGGTGTTTTTGTTCGTGTACATAAACTCCAGGGGTCTTCACAAAGCCACGTGGGATG GTTGGTCGGTGGACAGCTTGCGTGAGTGGGGTCCCTTCCTGCGTCTGGCGCTGCCCAGCATGCTGATGACGTGTCTGGAGTGGTGGCTCTACGAGATCGCTGGCTTCCTGGCGGGTTTGATCAGCGAGGTGGAGCTGGGAGCCCAGTCAATCCTGTACCAGCTGGCCACCATGGTCTTTATG TCCCCGGTGGGCTTTTCCGTGGCAGCCAGCGTTCGCGTGGGGAACAACCTCGGGGCCGGGAACACCGAGCAGGCCAAGCTCTGTGGGAAGATGTCCGCCATGTGCACGC TGGTGGTCTCGTGCTTCATTGGGACCTTCCTGGCCTTATCCCGGGACGTCATCGCTTACATTTTCACCACAGACAA GGACATCGTGGCAAGGGTGGCAAATGTTTTAAAGATGTACAGCGTCAGTCACATTGCTGACTCCTACTCA GCCGTGATGGGAGGAATCGTCCGGGGCGCTGGGAAGCAAGCGGTAGGTGCGGGTTGCAGCTTGGTGGGCTACTACATGGTGGGCTTCCCCATCGGCGTGTCACTCATGTTCCCTGTCAACCTGGGCATCTTCG GATTGTGGTCAGGTTTCCTAGTTTGCGTGGCCTTCCAATCCCTCTTCTACACCGTCTACTTGTGCAAGCTCAACTGGAGGAAAGCCACGGTGGAG GCGCTGGTACGCGCTGGAGTCCATTTTAGGCAACAAGACAAGATCTTTGTCATAGACAACACAG TATGTCAACAGCAGATGAGTACCAATGCATCCAATCCTTCGAGTCCAGAACGATTTGGATCGGACGAAACGGTCCCGCCGTCAATCCGGCAACTTGTATTACGCCGCGGCCTAGTGGTAGTTGTCTTGGTTGCCATCCTGGTCGCTGGAGTGTTTGTCAGCGAGCTGCTGGTCACGCTGCAATTGGACTGA
- the LOC133491623 gene encoding multidrug and toxin extrusion protein 1-like isoform X1: MDEWMHVSTDKHVTFRDQEIAPKDEGDICNELVIQSSRHVTFIPALSFRGRVDGSRRAMARFTLQLPEDHKRETLLLLKLAGPVFISQTMSFMIGFVSLVFCGHLGKTELAGVALAIAVINVSGISIGSGLASACDTLISQTYGGGNLKLVGVILQRGVLILLLSCLPCWAVLLNTEPLLLAVGQSADAARLSQLYVNIFMPALPAAFMYQLQGRYLQNQGIMWPQVISGAACNVFNAIINYVFLGVLELGVAGSAAANAISQYSLMVFLFVYINSRGLHKATWDGWSVDSLREWGPFLRLALPSMLMTCLEWWLYEIAGFLAGLISEVELGAQSILYQLATMVFMSPVGFSVAASVRVGNNLGAGNTEQAKLCGKMSAMCTLVVSCFIGTFLALSRDVIAYIFTTDKDIVARVANVLKMYSVSHIADSYSAVMGGIVRGAGKQAVGAGCSLVGYYMVGFPIGVSLMFPVNLGIFGLWSGFLVCVAFQSLFYTVYLCKLNWRKATVEALVRAGVHFRQQDKIFVIDNTVCQQQMSTNASNPSSPERFGSDETVPPSIRQLVLRRGLVVVVLVAILVAGVFVSELLVTLQLD; this comes from the exons atggatgaatggatgcatgtttCAACAGATAAACATGTTACCTTCAGGGATcaggaaattgcacccaaggatgaaggAGACATTTGCAA CGAGCTTGTCATCCAATCATCCCGGCACGTCACATTCATTCCTGCACTGAGCTTTCGGGGTCGCGTCGACGGGTCTCGCCGCGCCATGGCGCGCTTCACGCTGCAGCTGCCCGAGGACCACAAGAGAGAAACGTTGCTCTTGTTGAAGCTGGCCGGCCCGGTG ttcATTTCTCAGACGATGAGCTTCATGATCGGCTTCGTCAGCCTGGTGTTCTGCGGCCATCTGGGAAAAACCGAGTTGGCCGGTGTGGCCTTAGCAATAGCG GTGATAAACGTCTCGGGCATTTCGATCGGCAGCGGGCTGGCGTCAGCATGTGATACGCTCATATCTcag ACCTACGGGGGCGGTAACCTGAAGCTGGTGGGCGTGATCCTGCAGAGGGGCGTCCTCATCCTGCTGCTGTCCTGCTTGCCCTGCTGGGCCGTCCTGCTCAACACGGAGCCCCTCCTGCTGGCCGTCGGCCAGAGTGCCGACGCCGCCAG GCTCTCTCAGCTCTACGTCAACATCTTCATGCCGGCTTTACCC GCTGCCTTCATGTACCAGCTGCAGGGGAGGTATCTTCAGAATCAG GGCATCATGTGGCCTCAGGTGATATCCGGAGCCGCTTGCAACGTTTTCAATGCAATCATCAACTACGTCTTCCTGGGGGTGTTGGAGCTCGGAGTGGC TGGATCAGCTGCCGCTAACGCCATCTCGCAGTACTCCTTGATGGTGTTTTTGTTCGTGTACATAAACTCCAGGGGTCTTCACAAAGCCACGTGGGATG GTTGGTCGGTGGACAGCTTGCGTGAGTGGGGTCCCTTCCTGCGTCTGGCGCTGCCCAGCATGCTGATGACGTGTCTGGAGTGGTGGCTCTACGAGATCGCTGGCTTCCTGGCGGGTTTGATCAGCGAGGTGGAGCTGGGAGCCCAGTCAATCCTGTACCAGCTGGCCACCATGGTCTTTATG TCCCCGGTGGGCTTTTCCGTGGCAGCCAGCGTTCGCGTGGGGAACAACCTCGGGGCCGGGAACACCGAGCAGGCCAAGCTCTGTGGGAAGATGTCCGCCATGTGCACGC TGGTGGTCTCGTGCTTCATTGGGACCTTCCTGGCCTTATCCCGGGACGTCATCGCTTACATTTTCACCACAGACAA GGACATCGTGGCAAGGGTGGCAAATGTTTTAAAGATGTACAGCGTCAGTCACATTGCTGACTCCTACTCA GCCGTGATGGGAGGAATCGTCCGGGGCGCTGGGAAGCAAGCGGTAGGTGCGGGTTGCAGCTTGGTGGGCTACTACATGGTGGGCTTCCCCATCGGCGTGTCACTCATGTTCCCTGTCAACCTGGGCATCTTCG GATTGTGGTCAGGTTTCCTAGTTTGCGTGGCCTTCCAATCCCTCTTCTACACCGTCTACTTGTGCAAGCTCAACTGGAGGAAAGCCACGGTGGAG GCGCTGGTACGCGCTGGAGTCCATTTTAGGCAACAAGACAAGATCTTTGTCATAGACAACACAG TATGTCAACAGCAGATGAGTACCAATGCATCCAATCCTTCGAGTCCAGAACGATTTGGATCGGACGAAACGGTCCCGCCGTCAATCCGGCAACTTGTATTACGCCGCGGCCTAGTGGTAGTTGTCTTGGTTGCCATCCTGGTCGCTGGAGTGTTTGTCAGCGAGCTGCTGGTCACGCTGCAATTGGACTGA
- the LOC133491623 gene encoding multidrug and toxin extrusion protein 1-like isoform X3 yields the protein MSFMIGFVSLVFCGHLGKTELAGVALAIAVINVSGISIGSGLASACDTLISQTYGGGNLKLVGVILQRGVLILLLSCLPCWAVLLNTEPLLLAVGQSADAARLSQLYVNIFMPALPAAFMYQLQGRYLQNQGIMWPQVISGAACNVFNAIINYVFLGVLELGVAGSAAANAISQYSLMVFLFVYINSRGLHKATWDGWSVDSLREWGPFLRLALPSMLMTCLEWWLYEIAGFLAGLISEVELGAQSILYQLATMVFMSPVGFSVAASVRVGNNLGAGNTEQAKLCGKMSAMCTLVVSCFIGTFLALSRDVIAYIFTTDKDIVARVANVLKMYSVSHIADSYSAVMGGIVRGAGKQAVGAGCSLVGYYMVGFPIGVSLMFPVNLGIFGLWSGFLVCVAFQSLFYTVYLCKLNWRKATVEALVRAGVHFRQQDKIFVIDNTVCQQQMSTNASNPSSPERFGSDETVPPSIRQLVLRRGLVVVVLVAILVAGVFVSELLVTLQLD from the exons ATGAGCTTCATGATCGGCTTCGTCAGCCTGGTGTTCTGCGGCCATCTGGGAAAAACCGAGTTGGCCGGTGTGGCCTTAGCAATAGCG GTGATAAACGTCTCGGGCATTTCGATCGGCAGCGGGCTGGCGTCAGCATGTGATACGCTCATATCTcag ACCTACGGGGGCGGTAACCTGAAGCTGGTGGGCGTGATCCTGCAGAGGGGCGTCCTCATCCTGCTGCTGTCCTGCTTGCCCTGCTGGGCCGTCCTGCTCAACACGGAGCCCCTCCTGCTGGCCGTCGGCCAGAGTGCCGACGCCGCCAG GCTCTCTCAGCTCTACGTCAACATCTTCATGCCGGCTTTACCC GCTGCCTTCATGTACCAGCTGCAGGGGAGGTATCTTCAGAATCAG GGCATCATGTGGCCTCAGGTGATATCCGGAGCCGCTTGCAACGTTTTCAATGCAATCATCAACTACGTCTTCCTGGGGGTGTTGGAGCTCGGAGTGGC TGGATCAGCTGCCGCTAACGCCATCTCGCAGTACTCCTTGATGGTGTTTTTGTTCGTGTACATAAACTCCAGGGGTCTTCACAAAGCCACGTGGGATG GTTGGTCGGTGGACAGCTTGCGTGAGTGGGGTCCCTTCCTGCGTCTGGCGCTGCCCAGCATGCTGATGACGTGTCTGGAGTGGTGGCTCTACGAGATCGCTGGCTTCCTGGCGGGTTTGATCAGCGAGGTGGAGCTGGGAGCCCAGTCAATCCTGTACCAGCTGGCCACCATGGTCTTTATG TCCCCGGTGGGCTTTTCCGTGGCAGCCAGCGTTCGCGTGGGGAACAACCTCGGGGCCGGGAACACCGAGCAGGCCAAGCTCTGTGGGAAGATGTCCGCCATGTGCACGC TGGTGGTCTCGTGCTTCATTGGGACCTTCCTGGCCTTATCCCGGGACGTCATCGCTTACATTTTCACCACAGACAA GGACATCGTGGCAAGGGTGGCAAATGTTTTAAAGATGTACAGCGTCAGTCACATTGCTGACTCCTACTCA GCCGTGATGGGAGGAATCGTCCGGGGCGCTGGGAAGCAAGCGGTAGGTGCGGGTTGCAGCTTGGTGGGCTACTACATGGTGGGCTTCCCCATCGGCGTGTCACTCATGTTCCCTGTCAACCTGGGCATCTTCG GATTGTGGTCAGGTTTCCTAGTTTGCGTGGCCTTCCAATCCCTCTTCTACACCGTCTACTTGTGCAAGCTCAACTGGAGGAAAGCCACGGTGGAG GCGCTGGTACGCGCTGGAGTCCATTTTAGGCAACAAGACAAGATCTTTGTCATAGACAACACAG TATGTCAACAGCAGATGAGTACCAATGCATCCAATCCTTCGAGTCCAGAACGATTTGGATCGGACGAAACGGTCCCGCCGTCAATCCGGCAACTTGTATTACGCCGCGGCCTAGTGGTAGTTGTCTTGGTTGCCATCCTGGTCGCTGGAGTGTTTGTCAGCGAGCTGCTGGTCACGCTGCAATTGGACTGA